AGAGAAGCGCCATCCTCAGGACGAAACTTTACGTAACTtcgaaaagagaaaaaaaaaaaaaaaaaaaaaaaaacatcgcTCTATTTGCTGACAAATGATGCATGCCCGTGGAGGGGAGTAGACAAACAGGCCTACGTCCACATGGTGTTCCCCGCTTGGGTGGTAGTCGCGGTGGTGCTTGTCCGTCCACATCTCTAACGTTCCACCCGCATGTCCCCTTCCTGcgtttacacttttttttattatttcttctttttccctaGACGGACGAAACGAGGCAGGAGCAGAACAGAGTGAAGAGGATGCTCCTGAGCATATACCACAACAAGGTGCTCTTCAAGtgcctcctcattttgatAATCATTCTCCTGGCCATTGCCAACATAGGGgttataatttacaaaattaagtGAGTCCGTGGTGATCGTAGTGTGGTTGAGGGAGGTCATAATGTAGCTGAGGGGAGGTCATAGCGTGGGTGCGCGGCCGTTTGGTAGGCAAATTAGGAGGCCCCATTCGCGGTGCTCTGACGAGCCGACAGCTTTGCTTAGATCCTACGCCACGTTTCTACCCCCGAACAGCACCACGGTGATTAACAAATTGATGCGTCACGAATGGGAGGGATGGATGGAGTGATATACGGACGAGTGGAAGCCACACATGAATCGCGCATAGTGTGGTCGCAGAGCCCCGTTTGAAAAGCTCATTTCGTGCTCGTCAAATTGGTAAAGCGCACGACTACGATTGGCACAGCCACTGCGTAGACAGCCACTCTGTAGATAAGCACTTCGTAGGCAGCCACTCTGTAGATAAGCACTTCGTAGGCAGCCACTCTGTAGATAAGCACTTCATAGACAGCCATTGCGTGCACGCAAGCGAGTTGTTCTTAAGGGGACCCTCGTATaaattgtccttttttttttttttttttttttttttgttacaatTCTTCGTTTTTCGCCTGCTTGGGGTGGTCCTTTTTCGCCCCATTTGGTGCCCCCCCGCCGCTGTGCACTGCGTTGTGTCCTGCGCCCTGCCCATCTGCGTTCCCGTCAAACTGcgtttcttccattttgccgTTTTCCCCGGGGATGCCCCCCCCTTCGTTATTAACACTTGTTTGGCCGCTTCCATTCGCTTCGTCGTGGCCACTgttcgcttccctttttttttcctcttcctgtaAGAAGGACTGCACGCTGTCGTGGTACCTGAGGGGTTCGCGGGGAGGCAGCCAAGTGGGTGGCACTCAAGTGTGTATGGAAGCCAAGTGGGTGTGGCTACGGTGATGCTCCACAAATGAACCGCGGCATTCACGTATCCTTTTACACACCACCGTGTCATGTGCACCGCTTCTTTGCGAACTCCCCATTTCTCTCTCCCGCCCTTACTTCTCCTTCATGTCCCACCAGACCTGCATGttcgccttcttctcctttgatTTGAGGAGGCGCTTCCAAAtcctcttttgttttttcttcaaagtGACGACGACCTTCCCAACGGATGCGAAGTTGTATTTTGTCTCCtacaagttttttttttaaaaaaaagtgaagaggtAGGTATACACAGGGTGGTACAAACACACAACGGGTGCTTCATAAAACGGGTGGGTTCTCTCCTACACActacatgcacacatttcAACGTGACTGCTTCTTATGAAGAGGAGAGACCCCCCTCCGTTTGCGAAATCTCACCGATTCGTCTACATCATAGAGGAGCTTCAAATCGACGGTGTATTTTTTGGTCACCGAGTTGGCGTCGTCACTCAGGgccgaaaaggaaaataagtTTTTCTTGGCGACCACTTCTTCGTCCTTCACCTTTAGGgcgcctgcgggggggggagaaaaaaatggaaaaaaaagggaaaacaaatgGGAAGCGAACGCCTAACGATCGAGGCCTTCATGCAGATTAGATGCGGGCTAGAAGCAGAACGGAACGACCGCcgcgcaaaaaaggagcgaacCCGGCGAGCTCCACCTGTGGGAGAACTTAATGTTGAGGAAGATGTGCTCGGGGGATTGGGCCCACTGGAAGGACGCGTTtaccctgcgggggggggaggtggaaTTGGGAGGGGCGGTACGAAAGAGCGGCTAGGAAAAAGCGGCAAGGAAAAAGCGGCTAGGAGAGGGCGCTATGAAGAAGGCTTGCCCCCCCTCTTACGTGTCTATCTTCTTAATCGAGTAGGAAACGGTGAGCAGCTGGTCCAGCTTGAGCTTCATGGAACTCACGGCTGCCTTCACGTCACTGCTGAAGTCGTTTTCTGGGGGGGTttagagggaaaaaaaaaaaaaaaaaaaaaaaaaaatcataataaaatgtaatgaGAATTTCCTTTATGCTCGCTTAACTGTGTGTCTCATTTCCGTGTGCATTCTCACGGGGGGGTCTCTCCGCGTTGACCGCTTGTTCGATTGCCCCGTTGCCCACTTGCCGCGATCGGCTTGGTCTCCATTTCGCCTCGGCCAACCTTGCTTTATTGATTGGTTAATCAGGTAGTTCGTCACGTTGAACCAGCACTTCTCTATACCGTCGACTACGTCccttcgggggggggaagtggggGCAAGCAGGCATGTGGGAACGTAGCCATGTAGCCATGCAGCCACGTAACCATGTAACCGCGTAATCACGTAATCACGTAATCGTGTAACCATCCGGGCAGTCACGCAACTTGGCGTGGTGCCAGGCCGGACGCGACACGCCGACCCCCGCACAGGGCTACGCTTACTCCTTAGTTACACGGTAATTTCGGTTGGCCTCGAAGAAGGATGCCGCTAGCTGCTCATTTTGGAAGTTCAGTTTTGATAAGACAACGTTTAGCCAAGCCAAGGtcaaaacaacaaaaaaacaaaaaaaaggcatcttcactcgaaaggggaagaaggaaaaaaaaaaaaaaaaaaaaaaaaaaaaggatactcGTTGATGGCTAAAAGGTTGCAAAGAATAGCGGAGGGggtaaaaggggaaatgccaaggtttaaaaaaaaaaaaaaaaaaaaaaaaggtagaagCGTATTCTTAAATGTTATATTACAAgcttggttattttttttgttttttttttttctgccgaGGCTTTCTCTCCCCGCCCGAGCACGAACCCCTTCGCGCCAGCAGGTATGCCCCCCCCAACGGATACGTACACATGCGTAGGTGCGCAAGTCCGTAGCAGCGTTAGCCGCCCTCCCCGTGGTAAACTTGGCGAggcgcgtaaaaaaaatctagAAAACAAAGCAAGCAACGAAGCAACGAACGAAGCAACCGACGAAGCAACCGACGAAGCACTCGGCCAGCCAACTAACCAATCGTCGTCGGCGGTAACGATAGCGGCTCCGCCACACATGACAGCTGACGCACGTGTAACCCACCCGCGCGGGAACATCAGccggaagaagaaaaaaatagccccAAGAGGAAGTGCATGTGTGTTTGCTGGCCCACCTAGGGTATACATaaccccccccacacacatacacacacccTCTTCTTTTCGTTTCCCTTCCAATAGGTTAACCCAACGGGTGGGGGAAGCACATGCgcaggaaaaaacgaaacgaGCATACGCACATGGAAAATTGCCTACCCATATCTTCATATTGAAGGCACATAGTTCCTCCCTCGACTGGCCGCTACAAAGGGTTGCACATTCAACGTGCCAGTTGGACCCTTCGCCGTTTCCTCCTGCAACGTGTTGTGCCTTGTTGCGGTGGCTACTTGGCGGTACCTCCCTGTGCCAGAGCAGTCCAGCCTCTCAAGGTGATTCCTCACGGggctccccatttgggtgcGCGAGAGGAACTCCGTTTGGgtgagctttttttttttttttttttctcgttatTTCCCCGGCTTGATCAATGGAGGGGTGGCATGCGCAGAAATGTGTGTACGACCGCAGCGGTGGAGGTGAAGGTAGAggttgctgttgctgctgcgCTTGAGGTGGTAGGTTCCCTTCCGTCCTGTCTCCCCCTTCCACCTGCAACACCGCACACCACGGACGCagtgttaaaaagaaaaaaaaaaaaaaaaaaaaaaagcatttaaATTTATCCCACGTTGAAGGGAAAATGTCGCGGATGGCCGACTGCTCGCGGGGGGTTCCCCATTTTCAAGTGCCACATAGATGGGAAAGAGGAACAAACGTGTGCAGCGAGTGGGCACGTGTCGTTGCTTGCCTTTTTGGCCACATGGTGGGTACGTCCTGAGGGGAAACGaatgaggggaaaagaaaaacgaagcGACCACGTgcggaattaaaaaaaaaaaaaaaaaaatgtccgcagggggaagcaaaaaaatatgccaatGCGTACATGCACGTGCAGCTGCATGGGGAAACACCGCTTCGCAGCAAAGGACCACGGAGGGACTTCTCAATGCGAAATCGAGCCTTCTACATGGTGACCGGCCGAGGTGTAGGACTGTTGTGGGGAATGCCAGCACGGGTGttattggcaaaaaaaaaaaaaaaaaaaaaaaaagtgacatgGCTTTGTCCCCTTTGTGGGAGGATATGCGTAAAGGCTATACCTTTGAATTTTCCCCCGGGCATTACCGCATTGGTGGGGCTACTCTGGTGGGACTACACCGGTGAGACTGCATGCGCGCGCGTGCACACACCCCCGAGCTGCTTCTAGAAATCCACGTAACTTCGCACCCGCTTCCCAGTTCGCGGGGGTGCgccgcaaaaatgtgtgcgcACCCGCAGCGAAGGCGCCCAAAAGACTGCACCTAAGGGGGGAGCGAGGCAGCATGGGGTGACTCAGCGGTGTGGCGGTGTAGCGGCGTGGCAGCTCAACGGCAGTTGCACATCCGAAGCACCGATGACGAGGGCAGCCATGGAAACGAAGAAAAGAGGGACGAAGCTGCTCTGCTGCGCCCTCGGGGCCCTGGCGCCCGCCTACTGGCTCCACCACCGCAGGGCAAGCACAAGTCAGCGCGGCCACAACGGATTTAGCGGCGACCTAGAAAGTGTTAAGAAgctaaaaatgaacagccCCCTCTGCCACATACCGCTAATCATCCTCAGCATCTACGACGGTTACTTTTACGAGAGTAAGGTGCTCCGGAGGATTCACAACATATTTAGGGAGCGGTCATCTGGGAAAGCCGCCGCTCCCTTTCCGCCTCTGTCTACAACGAGGTCTACATCGAGGTCTACATCCGCGTCAGCACCACCGCACCCacctcttctccccccccacggaGGAAACACAACCagggaagaaggaagagaCGGCCCTAACTACCACTTCCTCATGCACAGCGAAAAAAGCCTATTCaacaaaatgtatttttacgAGTTGGTCCTGGACAAGAGTATAAAATATGCAGTCATTTCACCTCAGCTGagtttttacattttgagGCAGCTCTCCCAGCACGTTGTGAATTTGAATACGCGGCTGTACCATGAGGAGGAGTTCTCTTTACACCGGGAGAAGCGGGGGGGTGATCGTAGTCTCAGTCGCAGTCGCGGTAGCGGGGTTGCCAACTGGGTGAGGCGCTTGccgtgggggggagaaaggaGCAACTCCCGCCATGGTGACATTGGCAGTGGAAGCGACGCGGGAGGAGAGGACCCCCACGTGAGGAAGAAACCCCGCCGCGGAGAGGCAAAGGGAAACCTCTACGAAAGGTACGGCATTCACAAGTACGAATGGACGTATAGCCAACCGAGGGGAGGTGACACCACTCCCTCTCCACAGCAAGACCAAGTCAGCATCAATCTGTTGTATCTCCTAAACAAAGCATATGATGATGTGAATAGGATCTGCATCGACACGGACGCAAATATCTTTGTTAGCTTATACACGATTAATATTCTCAAATTTATTTGCTACAACAGTTATAGGCACGTGTTAGTGAATAGCTCTTTGGTGGGGGAGCTGGAGAGGGGCAACCGGACGGGGGGGAACGGGAAGTGGAGCAGCCTCGTCGATTACGTTTGCGCCTTCTTCGCGGGGAGTCGGGCGGCTCAGGAGGGGCGCATCCCTCTGAGCGACGCGGACAGGTACTTATTTTGCGGGGAAGCAGACGGGGGGGGTGAGCGCGGCCATTCTGCAAGTGGTTTAACTGGCGGTTTGCCGAGCGGTTTAACGAGCGGTTTAACGAGCGGTTTAACGAGCGGTTCGCCGAGCGGTTCGCCGATCGCCCCGCCACCCCCCGCGGGGGCCCACAAAAGGGATGGCCAGCGGGACGAAGcgcagcaaaatggagatgGGCACAGCGACCAATCCGTGATGGGGCAGGGGAAAGCTAACCAGACAGTGGGAGCAGCCACCTCGCGAAATGTTGCCACCCCACGAAGCGCTGCCACCTCAAACACCCATGGGGGAGAGCCACACCAACGGGAAGACACACAAGAGAGGCCCCCACACAACTACGTGCAATGCCAAGGCGAAGTGAacgaacaaatgaaaatCCTAAATGACCTGTACCTCATTCTGTACCTGCGCCTCCTCCTAGAATGCTGCATCAAACTTGTgagcattaaaaaaaacctcTTAGTGTTGGAGGAGAGggttaaatttgaaaagggaaataaaattttttacctcAGCACATCGGATGCGATTGAGAGTTTGAAGGTGCACTTCCTGAAGCGGTTCCGTCGGGGCGAGGAGAAGCGGGGGCTCCGGATCTTCTTTCGCCCCTATGGCAGCGCTAGGGGGTGCGCACCACCGGGTAAGCCGGCTGCGAAGCGGCTGAAGACACTTCCCATATGGTACAGCACAGACGCGCAGCCCACTGCCGAGCCGCCCAGCTCCCCCACGTGGAAAATCGCCCTAAGGGGACACCTCAAACGAGCGAAAACCTACATGAACCGCAAGCTCTtccacttgaaaaaaaatattaactattACGTGGTAAACGTAGACGAAGCTATAactaataaatattacaaaagagtttataaaaaaaacttgaaGAGGGTAAAAGAACATTTGAGGGAGAACACACAGAAGGAAATAGACTTGGGAAGGTACCATGAGATGTATTATAACATCGTTGCGAATTTGAGTGGCATCCTCTCCTTTGCTTCCGCAGTTGATGAGAGAAATGAGGTCCATCGTATTTTGTCTCTTTACAGCACTGGGGGTTTCTACCAGTATAACTACCTCAATGAGCATGacagtttgttttttaaaaatggggtcAGTCGGTACTTACGACGTTTGGGTGATGAGTGGTCTACTTCTTCAGAAAGACGAGAGGGTCCCACCCGGGGGgagtcctccccctccttctATTACACAAATGATATATATCTGCTCCTCCTTCTATACACccagagaataaaaaaatgcctaaATGTATTTTCCTACATCTACAGTAAGAATCACTTCAGTAGGTACTGCTCCTTGTGCTGCATCTTTCGCAAACTGAATTTTGTCCTTTTGTCTACGAGGAGTTCCTCTCATTGGGTTGCGAATGCTGCCTTCCTTCTTTACCACAACTGGTTTgcttgcttctccttcttttattttttttg
Above is a window of Plasmodium vivax chromosome 8, whole genome shotgun sequence DNA encoding:
- a CDS encoding hypothetical protein, conserved (encoded by transcript PVX_119795A) → MPFFCFFVVLTLAWLNVVLSKLNFQNEQLAASFFEANRNYRVTKEDVVDGIEKCWFNVTNYLINQSIKQENDFSSDVKAAVSSMKLKLDQLLTVSYSIKKIDTVNASFQWAQSPEHIFLNIKFSHRWSSPGALKVKDEEVVAKKNLFSFSALSDDANSVTKKYTVDLKLLYDVDESETKYNFASVGKVVVTLKKKQKRIWKRLLKSKEKKANMQVWWDMKEKYHDSVQSFLQEEEKKREANSGHDEANGSGQTSVNNEGGGIPGENGKMEETQFDGNADGQGAGHNAVHSGGGAPNGAKKDHPKQAKNEEL
- a CDS encoding hypothetical protein, conserved (encoded by transcript PVX_119790A), which gives rise to MRNRAFYMVTGRGVGLLWGMPARVLLAKKKKKKKKVTWLCPLCGRICVKAIPLNFPPGITALVGLLWWDYTVRGGAPQKCVRTRSEGAQKTAPKGGARQHGVTQRCGGVAAWQLNGSCTSEAPMTRAAMETKKRGTKLLCCALGALAPAYWLHHRRASTSQRGHNGFSGDLESVKKLKMNSPLCHIPLIILSIYDGYFYESKVLRRIHNIFRERSSGKAAAPFPPLSTTRSTSRSTSASAPPHPPLLPPHGGNTTREEGRDGPNYHFLMHSEKSLFNKMYFYELVLDKSIKYAVISPQLSFYILRQLSQHVVNLNTRLYHEEEFSLHREKRGGDRSLSRSRGSGVANWVRRLPWGGERSNSRHGDIGSGSDAGGEDPHVRKKPRRGEAKGNLYERYGIHKYEWTYSQPRGGDTTPSPQQDQVSINLLYLLNKAYDDVNRICIDTDANIFVSLYTINILKFICYNSYRHVLVNSSLVGELERGNRTGGNGKWSSLVDYVCAFFAGSRAAQEGRIPLSDADRYLFCGEADGGGERGHSASGLTGGLPSGLTSGLTSGLTSGSPSGSPIAPPPPAGAHKRDGQRDEAQQNGDGHSDQSVMGQGKANQTVGAATSRNVATPRSAATSNTHGGEPHQREDTQERPPHNYVQCQGEVNEQMKILNDLYLILYLRLLLECCIKLVSIKKNLLVLEERVKFEKGNKIFYLSTSDAIESLKVHFLKRFRRGEEKRGLRIFFRPYGSARGCAPPGKPAAKRLKTLPIWYSTDAQPTAEPPSSPTWKIALRGHLKRAKTYMNRKLFHLKKNINYYVVNVDEAITNKYYKRVYKKNLKRVKEHLRENTQKEIDLGRYHEMYYNIVANLSGILSFASAVDERNEVHRILSLYSTGGFYQYNYLNEHDSLFFKNGVSRYLRRLGDEWSTSSERREGPTRGESSPSFYYTNDIYLLLLLYTQRIKKCLNVFSYIYSKNHFSRYCSLCCIFRKLNFVLLSTRSSSHWVANAAFLLYHNWFACFSFFYFFCAHSYVAFFLLYQLSTFPSVRYFGILADPGLSLYFVRLYCNARAVCGS